From Alteromonas sp. RKMC-009, one genomic window encodes:
- a CDS encoding ABC transporter permease: MWLVFLKEIKELVRDRKTLFFMIALPLLVFPAIFGVVTFVSSKAISDAQSEVLDYAIRGAEYAPELVSKIAESKDFNLVTLPENENIESWVKSEQADFVLEIPENYNDDILSGGQITLKVYLNDAGLNLVLSRLQAIVNDISERNQQTAFAQLGLIESQQTALIEPMVIEKVDVADQRENWGEKIGGFIPYIIFMLCLQGAMIPATDLGAGEKERGTLETLLISPVPRHHLVMGKFFAIALAGVTSAMVTVASMAVWGIVLSQGMAIQLVAEFMGAISGTDFLLIFFMLIPVVAIFSSILLSLSIYARSFKEAQGYMTPLVMFTIVPVIMAMLPGVELKGGWAWVPLTNVALAIKELIKGTMDYVQLIAIFGSTALIAAALIGFCVYWFNKEKVLFR; this comes from the coding sequence ATGTGGTTAGTATTTTTAAAAGAAATTAAAGAGTTAGTACGGGACAGAAAAACACTGTTTTTTATGATTGCTCTGCCTTTGCTGGTGTTCCCGGCTATTTTCGGGGTGGTAACATTTGTGTCTTCAAAGGCCATATCAGATGCTCAGTCTGAAGTGCTTGATTATGCCATCCGTGGTGCAGAATACGCGCCTGAACTGGTATCAAAAATTGCGGAGTCAAAAGACTTTAATCTGGTAACGTTACCGGAAAACGAAAACATAGAAAGCTGGGTTAAGAGTGAACAGGCTGATTTCGTGCTTGAGATCCCGGAAAACTATAATGACGATATTCTCTCCGGCGGACAGATTACCCTTAAGGTTTACTTAAATGATGCTGGTCTCAATTTAGTCCTCTCACGCCTGCAGGCTATTGTAAACGACATTTCAGAACGCAATCAGCAGACTGCTTTTGCACAACTGGGTCTCATTGAAAGTCAGCAGACAGCGCTCATTGAGCCTATGGTTATTGAAAAAGTAGATGTGGCTGACCAGCGGGAAAACTGGGGTGAGAAGATAGGCGGTTTTATTCCCTATATTATTTTTATGTTGTGCCTGCAGGGGGCCATGATACCGGCAACAGATTTAGGCGCCGGGGAAAAAGAAAGAGGTACCCTGGAAACACTGCTCATATCGCCTGTACCCCGCCATCATCTGGTGATGGGGAAATTTTTTGCCATTGCCCTTGCCGGGGTGACCTCAGCCATGGTCACGGTAGCAAGTATGGCTGTATGGGGCATTGTCCTGAGTCAGGGCATGGCCATACAACTGGTGGCTGAATTTATGGGGGCCATCAGCGGCACGGACTTTTTACTGATTTTCTTCATGCTTATTCCCGTGGTGGCAATTTTCTCATCCATTCTTTTAAGTTTGTCTATTTATGCCAGAAGCTTCAAAGAAGCGCAGGGCTATATGACACCGCTGGTGATGTTTACCATCGTGCCGGTGATCATGGCAATGTTACCCGGTGTCGAGTTGAAAGGTGGCTGGGCATGGGTTCCGCTGACGAATGTGGCGCTGGCGATAAAAGAGCTTATTAAAGGCACAATGGATTATGTGCAGTTGATAGCCATTTTCGGTTCCACCGCACTCATTGCAGCGGCGCTTATCGGTTTTTGTGTTTACTGGTTCAACAAAGAAAAAGTGTTGTTCAGATAA